The proteins below come from a single Gloeocapsopsis sp. IPPAS B-1203 genomic window:
- a CDS encoding fructosamine kinase family protein, with protein MNWLEIAQNISRVTGKAFLVNQTRSVSGGCINQGYAISSDTDTYFVKLNSPSQVAMFEAEALGLQQMLATNTIRVPQPICWGIAENSCYLVLEWIDLGRGNNSTWEDMGRHLAKMHKIQQLSRKAAFGWNINNTIGSTPQINDWTTDWAEFFAKHRLGYQFKLANRRGGHFPQQQALLTAIPELLTHQPQPSLVHGDLWGGNAACTTTGEPIIFDPATYIGDREVDIAMTELFGGFPAAFYQGYNAVFPLEQGYEKRKTLYNLYHILNHYNLFGGSYSAQANRMIAQILSS; from the coding sequence GCTCAGTAAGTGGTGGCTGTATTAACCAAGGTTATGCCATTAGTAGCGATACTGATACTTACTTTGTCAAGCTCAATTCCCCTTCTCAAGTTGCCATGTTCGAGGCAGAAGCTCTAGGATTGCAACAAATGCTTGCAACTAATACTATTCGAGTGCCTCAACCGATTTGTTGGGGAATTGCAGAAAATTCGTGTTATCTCGTTTTAGAGTGGATTGACCTTGGTCGAGGTAATAACTCAACCTGGGAAGACATGGGGCGACATCTGGCAAAGATGCACAAAATACAGCAGTTGTCAAGAAAGGCTGCCTTTGGTTGGAATATCAATAACACCATCGGTTCAACACCCCAAATCAACGATTGGACAACTGATTGGGCAGAGTTTTTTGCGAAACACCGTTTAGGATATCAGTTCAAATTAGCGAATCGACGCGGCGGACACTTCCCACAGCAGCAAGCATTACTAACCGCTATTCCAGAGTTATTAACGCATCAACCGCAACCGTCCTTAGTTCACGGAGATTTATGGGGAGGTAACGCAGCGTGTACAACAACAGGAGAACCAATTATATTTGATCCGGCAACTTATATTGGCGATCGCGAAGTTGATATTGCTATGACAGAGTTGTTTGGTGGTTTCCCAGCTGCTTTTTATCAGGGATACAATGCAGTTTTTCCTTTAGAGCAAGGTTACGAAAAACGTAAAACTTTGTATAATCTCTACCACATCTTGAATCATTACAATCTCTTTGGGGGTAGCTACAGTGCACAGGCTAACCGCATGATTGCTCAAATTTTAAGCAGCTAA
- a CDS encoding sugar ABC transporter permease: MQKSVSANWGTIQHKLTPYLFLLPALLILSLTVFWPALQAFYLSFTRYEYDLTQAPQWVGWENFQRLWTDAVFWQTLGNTVLYLVCVVPVLAIAPLALAILVNQKLWGMHWFRAAYYTPVVISMVVAGIAWRWIYEGNGLLNQIIRQIGLSEKGIPWLTSPQWALFSVMAVTVWKGLGYYMVIYLAGLQAIPADLYEAAAIDGSDGIRKHWDITVPLMRPYLVLVAVISAISATKVFEEVYIMTQGGPRNSSKTIVYYLYEQAFRNLEMSYACTIGLVLFLGILVLSILNLKLTNQRI, encoded by the coding sequence ATGCAAAAATCAGTATCCGCAAACTGGGGGACAATTCAACATAAGTTGACTCCCTACTTGTTTTTGTTACCGGCTTTACTCATCTTGAGCTTGACTGTATTTTGGCCTGCACTTCAAGCATTTTATCTCAGCTTCACGCGCTACGAATACGATCTCACACAAGCACCACAGTGGGTAGGTTGGGAGAATTTTCAGCGGTTGTGGACTGATGCTGTATTTTGGCAGACGCTAGGCAATACTGTACTTTATCTTGTTTGCGTTGTACCAGTGTTAGCGATCGCACCTTTAGCACTGGCTATTTTGGTCAATCAAAAACTCTGGGGAATGCACTGGTTTAGAGCAGCATATTATACCCCAGTTGTCATTTCAATGGTTGTTGCCGGAATTGCTTGGCGGTGGATTTATGAAGGAAATGGACTACTCAATCAGATCATTCGGCAAATTGGTTTATCAGAAAAAGGTATTCCCTGGTTAACAAGTCCGCAGTGGGCACTATTTAGCGTCATGGCGGTTACTGTCTGGAAAGGACTAGGCTACTACATGGTCATTTATCTAGCTGGGTTACAAGCAATTCCCGCAGACTTGTACGAAGCTGCTGCGATCGATGGTTCTGATGGTATTCGCAAGCACTGGGATATTACAGTACCTTTAATGCGACCATATCTTGTTTTAGTCGCAGTTATTTCGGCAATCTCTGCAACGAAAGTGTTTGAAGAAGTTTATATCATGACACAAGGTGGACCGCGCAACAGCTCAAAGACAATTGTTTATTATCTCTATGAGCAAGCTTTCCGTAACTTAGAAATGAGTTATGCTTGCACAATTGGACTAGTCCTGTTTTTAGGAATCTTAGTTCTATCCATTCTCAATCTAAAGTTAACAAACCAGCGAATCTAA